From a single Pyruvatibacter sp. genomic region:
- a CDS encoding helix-turn-helix transcriptional regulator, with the protein MNEKDFKSWRKSLGMSQKDAAKALGLKPRIIQYYEKGERNGEKVKVPRSIRLACYALSQGVTDYNGPKEGEEVNDR; encoded by the coding sequence ATGAATGAAAAAGATTTCAAGAGTTGGCGTAAGTCTCTTGGCATGTCCCAGAAAGATGCTGCTAAAGCACTCGGCCTAAAGCCGCGCATCATTCAGTATTATGAAAAAGGAGAGCGTAATGGAGAGAAGGTAAAAGTACCCCGTTCCATTCGCCTGGCCTGCTACGCACTGTCACAAGGAGTTACAGACTATAACGGCCCAAAAGAAGGCGAAGAAGTTAACGACCGTTAA
- the mtgA gene encoding monofunctional biosynthetic peptidoglycan transglycosylase, with protein MAALLVVFVALPVLLILLYRVVPPPVTSVMMLRLLEGQAISRDWVPLRDIAPNVRYAVLASEDNRFCAHRGVDWTALWRAAGAELDGGARGGASTITMQTARNLMLWPQRSYIRKGLELYVATLIEALWPKQRILEVYLNIAEWGPGVFGIEAAARHHFGVSAQSLTRQEAARLAVILPNPIDLHATASTGHVTRQARVVANRIDQLGPLLDCVTP; from the coding sequence GTGGCAGCGCTCCTGGTGGTGTTCGTTGCCCTGCCCGTGCTGCTGATTTTGCTGTACCGGGTCGTGCCGCCGCCGGTGACGTCAGTCATGATGCTGAGGCTGCTGGAAGGCCAGGCGATCAGCCGCGACTGGGTGCCATTGCGTGATATTGCCCCAAATGTGCGGTATGCGGTGCTGGCATCGGAGGACAATCGGTTTTGTGCCCATCGCGGGGTTGACTGGACGGCGCTTTGGCGGGCGGCCGGGGCCGAACTGGATGGCGGCGCACGGGGCGGGGCCAGCACCATTACCATGCAGACGGCGCGCAACCTCATGCTGTGGCCACAGCGCAGCTACATCCGCAAGGGGCTGGAACTGTATGTCGCCACTCTTATTGAGGCGCTATGGCCCAAGCAGCGGATACTCGAGGTCTATCTCAACATTGCGGAATGGGGACCGGGGGTGTTTGGCATTGAAGCGGCAGCCCGGCATCACTTCGGTGTATCCGCACAAAGCCTGACCCGGCAGGAAGCTGCACGGCTGGCGGTTATTCTGCCAAATCCTATTGACCTGCACGCCACGGCCTCTACGGGACACGTCACCCGTCAGGCGCGCGTCGTGGCCAACAGAATTGACCAGTTAGGGCCTCTTCTGGACTGTGTAACACCCTGA
- a CDS encoding helicase HerA-like C-terminal domain-containing protein, protein MTEQLFIGRGTIDQHLSLKLANRHGLIAGATGTGKTVSLQILAEGFSEAGVPVFMADVKGDLSGLCQAGVAKDFLSKRAATIGLDDYSFTQYPVVFWDVFGEQGHPVRTTISEMGPILLSRQLGLNDTQEGVLTIAFKIADEEGLLLLDLKDLREMLVFLADNAKDISARYGNVTGASIGAIQRRLLTLETQGGDKFFGEPALKLQDLMRTTYDGRGQVNILASDKLIQAPQLYATFLLWLMSELFEELPEVGDPDKPKLVFFFDEAHLLFDDAPKHLLDRIAQVVKLIRSKGVGIYFVTQNPLDIPDEVLGQLGNRIQHALRAFTPRDQKAVRVAADTFRANPNLDTATVITELGVGEALTSTLGEKGVPGIVERTLIRPPRSRLGPATPDERKAAMGGSPVGGLYDAAVDRESAYEILSKRRDELEAAKARQEQAATAEKERIAREKAEARARPRASNRQSTTEAFVKSMVRQVGRVLGRELIRGVLGSLKR, encoded by the coding sequence ATGACCGAACAGCTTTTTATCGGGCGCGGCACGATTGACCAGCATTTGTCGCTTAAACTTGCCAACAGGCATGGGTTGATTGCCGGGGCGACCGGCACCGGCAAGACAGTGTCGTTGCAGATACTGGCGGAGGGCTTTTCAGAAGCGGGCGTGCCAGTGTTCATGGCAGATGTGAAGGGCGATCTGTCGGGGCTGTGTCAGGCGGGCGTGGCCAAAGACTTTTTGTCGAAGCGCGCGGCCACGATCGGGCTGGATGATTATTCGTTCACTCAGTATCCGGTTGTGTTCTGGGATGTGTTTGGTGAACAGGGCCACCCGGTACGCACCACCATTTCGGAAATGGGGCCTATTTTGCTGTCGCGGCAACTAGGGCTCAACGACACGCAGGAAGGTGTGCTGACGATCGCCTTCAAAATCGCCGACGAAGAAGGCCTGCTGCTGCTTGACCTCAAAGACCTGCGCGAGATGCTGGTATTTCTGGCCGACAATGCCAAAGACATTTCAGCGCGCTACGGCAATGTGACGGGGGCCTCTATTGGCGCCATTCAGCGGCGGCTGCTGACGCTGGAAACGCAAGGCGGCGACAAGTTTTTTGGCGAGCCCGCACTCAAGCTGCAGGATTTGATGCGCACCACCTATGACGGGCGCGGCCAGGTCAACATACTGGCGTCTGACAAGCTCATTCAGGCGCCGCAGCTCTATGCGACGTTTTTGCTGTGGCTGATGTCGGAACTGTTTGAGGAACTGCCAGAGGTAGGCGACCCGGACAAGCCAAAGCTGGTGTTCTTTTTTGACGAAGCGCATCTGCTGTTTGATGACGCGCCCAAACACCTGCTGGACCGGATTGCCCAGGTGGTGAAGCTGATCCGCTCCAAGGGCGTTGGCATCTATTTTGTGACGCAGAATCCGCTTGATATTCCCGACGAGGTTTTGGGCCAGCTTGGTAACCGCATTCAACATGCGTTGCGCGCCTTTACGCCGCGCGACCAGAAGGCCGTGCGGGTGGCAGCAGATACTTTTCGGGCAAACCCTAATCTCGATACCGCGACTGTCATCACGGAGTTGGGCGTAGGCGAGGCGCTGACGTCAACACTTGGTGAAAAGGGTGTGCCCGGAATTGTCGAACGTACACTTATTCGGCCCCCTCGTTCGCGGCTCGGCCCGGCAACGCCGGACGAGCGCAAGGCGGCGATGGGAGGCAGCCCGGTCGGCGGGCTGTATGACGCGGCGGTTGACCGTGAATCTGCTTACGAGATTTTGAGCAAGCGCCGTGACGAACTTGAAGCGGCCAAAGCCAGGCAAGAACAGGCCGCAACAGCCGAGAAAGAACGCATCGCCCGCGAGAAGGCTGAAGCCAGGGCGCGTCCGCGTGCCTCCAATCGCCAGAGCACCACTGAAGCCTTCGTGAAATCAATGGTTCGGCAGGTGGGCCGGGTGCTGGGGCGCGAACTTATTCGCGGTGTTTTGGGGTCACTCAAGCGCTGA
- a CDS encoding alpha/beta hydrolase, whose amino-acid sequence MSPNTIGPASRTYYSQRLRLHYVDWGNPDAPPLLLVHGGRDHCRNWDWVAESLRDEYHIIAPDLRGHGDSQWMVGGTYLVNDYVYDIAQLIHQLKLAPLKILAHSFGGAISLRYAGIYPETVEKLIAIEGLGPPPKMIAERTGKPAHERLSGWIDQMRGLSGRTPRKYPELEDAVKRMQTENPHLSPDRSRHLTVHGMIQNEDGTWSWKFDNYVRAFPPDRWDSDESNELWGRIDAPVMLVRGTDSWASDPVEDGRIKAFRNAKAVNVEGAGHWVHHDRLDEFLTLARTFLDD is encoded by the coding sequence ATGTCTCCCAACACAATCGGGCCTGCCTCGCGCACGTATTATTCGCAGCGGCTGCGGCTGCATTATGTGGATTGGGGCAACCCGGATGCGCCACCGCTGTTGTTGGTGCATGGCGGGCGGGATCATTGCCGCAACTGGGATTGGGTTGCTGAGTCTCTGCGCGATGAGTATCACATCATTGCGCCGGACCTGCGCGGGCATGGTGATAGCCAGTGGATGGTGGGGGGCACCTACCTTGTGAATGACTATGTGTATGACATTGCGCAACTCATCCATCAGTTGAAGCTCGCGCCGCTCAAGATTCTGGCGCACTCGTTTGGCGGCGCCATTTCGCTGCGATATGCGGGCATCTATCCTGAAACCGTTGAAAAGCTGATTGCCATCGAAGGGCTTGGACCGCCGCCCAAGATGATTGCGGAGCGCACGGGCAAACCGGCCCATGAGCGCCTGTCGGGCTGGATTGACCAGATGCGCGGGCTGTCCGGCCGCACGCCGCGCAAATACCCGGAGCTTGAAGACGCTGTGAAGCGGATGCAGACGGAAAACCCGCATCTGAGCCCAGATCGCTCCCGCCACCTCACTGTGCACGGCATGATCCAGAATGAAGACGGCACGTGGTCGTGGAAGTTTGACAACTATGTGCGGGCGTTCCCGCCGGACCGGTGGGACTCGGACGAAAGCAACGAACTTTGGGGCCGCATTGACGCGCCGGTAATGCTTGTGCGCGGCACTGACAGCTGGGCATCTGACCCGGTGGAGGACGGCCGCATCAAGGCGTTTCGGAATGCGAAGGCTGTGAATGTGGAAGGGGCCGGGCACTGGGTTCATCACGACCGGCTGGACGAGTTTTTGACGCTGGCGCGTACCTTTCTCGACGACTAG
- a CDS encoding amidohydrolase family protein, with product MIIDAWGQHPTLRHSQDPVFDSLRRWTRTGPPTEQLPVSATLALMDQANVDMMLTSAWIAPRNVMISNDEVAGFVAEAPKRLMGVGSVDISRPMQAVREVRHCVRELGFKAIRVLPWLWEVPPTDRRFYPVYAACVEEGVPFCTQIGHTGPLMPSEVGRPIYLDQVALDFPELVIVAGHIGYPWTDEAIAVATKHENVFIDTSAYTARRYPPQLLDFMRANGARKILFGTNYPMLTPAQALKDLDTLSLPPEARSAFLGQNAQRIFGL from the coding sequence ATGATCATCGATGCATGGGGTCAGCACCCCACCCTGCGCCACAGTCAGGATCCGGTGTTTGACAGCCTGCGCCGCTGGACCCGTACCGGGCCGCCAACTGAGCAATTGCCCGTCTCCGCCACGCTCGCACTAATGGATCAGGCGAATGTGGACATGATGCTCACAAGTGCCTGGATCGCGCCGCGCAACGTCATGATCTCCAACGACGAAGTGGCAGGATTTGTCGCCGAAGCGCCAAAGCGGCTTATGGGCGTCGGTTCGGTTGATATCTCCCGGCCTATGCAGGCAGTCCGCGAAGTACGCCACTGCGTCCGCGAACTTGGCTTCAAGGCCATCCGCGTGCTGCCCTGGCTGTGGGAAGTGCCGCCGACGGACCGGCGGTTCTATCCGGTCTATGCCGCCTGCGTTGAAGAGGGCGTACCCTTTTGCACCCAGATTGGCCACACCGGGCCATTGATGCCCTCGGAAGTCGGCAGGCCCATCTATTTGGATCAGGTGGCGCTTGATTTCCCCGAACTCGTCATCGTCGCCGGCCACATAGGTTATCCGTGGACGGACGAAGCGATTGCCGTTGCAACCAAACACGAGAATGTCTTCATCGATACCTCTGCCTACACCGCCAGGCGCTACCCGCCCCAACTGTTGGACTTCATGCGAGCCAATGGAGCCCGCAAGATTCTGTTTGGCACCAACTACCCCATGCTGACCCCGGCACAGGCCCTCAAAGACCTCGACACCCTCTCCCTGCCGCCTGAGGCCCGCTCAGCCTTTCTGGGACAAAACGCCCAACGCATTTTTGGCCTCTAG
- a CDS encoding Rossmann-like fold-containing protein, with translation MRLDDAYRRYRCLLEAKKASFDFLRQVTAGTTLLVVEGNLSFALSLAKVSSHHARNLFATTFEPATDLSNLTKFNVYQLRSLGSCVEHNVDATKLTKSIGLVQFRHIIFSFPTSTAGIQSTAETQTM, from the coding sequence ATGAGACTCGATGACGCCTATCGAAGATATCGATGTCTTCTCGAGGCGAAGAAGGCTTCATTTGATTTCTTACGGCAAGTGACTGCGGGAACCACTCTGTTAGTTGTTGAAGGAAATCTCAGTTTTGCTCTAAGTCTGGCGAAAGTGAGTTCACATCATGCACGCAACCTTTTCGCGACAACCTTCGAGCCGGCCACTGACTTATCGAACCTAACCAAATTTAACGTTTATCAACTGAGATCACTCGGCTCGTGCGTAGAACACAATGTTGACGCGACCAAATTGACCAAGTCCATTGGTCTGGTGCAGTTCCGGCACATCATTTTCAGTTTCCCAACGTCCACAGCAGGGATCCAATCCACGGCAGAAACCCAAACCATGTGA
- a CDS encoding alpha-ketoglutarate-dependent dioxygenase AlkB: MNNVLTNVPSELPPGAVMIPDFVSSRRESELLCWIDDQRWRDDLRRRVQHYGWAYDYRARHVSTDAYIGPLPAELRAECNTLCSTGLFDEEPSQIIVNDYQPGQGITPHIDCVPCFGPVIASLSLGSQCEIVFTKKGNSAKVSWLLEPRSLLVLAGTARFEWLHGIPARKSDPVSGTRKPRKRRVSLTYRTMQFE, encoded by the coding sequence ATGAACAACGTTTTGACGAATGTCCCTTCTGAGTTGCCGCCCGGTGCTGTGATGATCCCCGATTTCGTGTCTTCAAGGCGCGAGTCGGAATTGTTGTGCTGGATTGATGATCAGCGCTGGCGAGATGATCTGCGGCGCCGGGTCCAGCATTATGGGTGGGCATATGATTATCGTGCCAGGCATGTTTCGACCGATGCTTATATCGGCCCACTACCAGCAGAACTGCGGGCAGAGTGTAATACGCTGTGCAGTACTGGCCTGTTTGACGAAGAGCCAAGCCAGATCATCGTGAATGACTATCAGCCCGGGCAGGGAATAACGCCGCACATTGATTGCGTGCCGTGTTTTGGACCGGTCATCGCGTCGCTTTCATTGGGGTCTCAATGCGAGATCGTTTTCACCAAGAAGGGCAACAGCGCAAAAGTCAGCTGGTTGCTCGAGCCTCGAAGCCTGCTGGTTCTTGCAGGAACCGCCCGCTTTGAATGGTTACACGGCATTCCTGCCCGCAAGTCAGACCCAGTTTCCGGAACGCGCAAACCTCGCAAACGACGCGTGTCGCTGACCTATAGAACCATGCAGTTTGAATAG
- a CDS encoding DASS family sodium-coupled anion symporter produces MSDRPDTPSNTLDHEAMQDAAAEGRPQPHHRRAGLWGGIAAFAVIVVVGPPENISEPAWLTLAVAALMAVWWATEALPLAATALVPLVAFPLLGVHDFRPTAASYAHPLIFLFMGGFLVAQAMQRWDLHRRIALAIAVRAGAEPSRLIAGFMAATAFLSMWVSNTATTIMMLPIAASVVSVIILNSPHASHTDTQRFGLATMLAIAYSASVGGLATLVGTPPNALFAAFFAQQYGIEISFVGWMIVAMPLVIIMLPLIWLLLTKVVYRFDLAHTADEAAQGHQVVQDQLAAMGKMSSAEKRVAVVFACMAGLWLVRPLLDDLPLLGGLSDSGIAVAGALALFLIPAGKVHRDSAPLEDGTRLLDWEHARRISWDVLILFGGGLALAGAFSHTGLAAALGNGLSGLAWLPLIVFVLAIAAMVIFLTELTSNTATVAALLPVIAAIAEATGHAPMVLAVAAVLAASCAFMLPVATPPNAIVFASGYVTVPQMMRAGFALNIIGIVLIALLATFLAPVVFGAGG; encoded by the coding sequence ATGTCTGACCGACCGGATACGCCGTCCAATACTCTCGACCATGAGGCCATGCAGGACGCCGCCGCCGAGGGGCGTCCGCAGCCCCATCACCGGCGTGCCGGTTTGTGGGGCGGCATTGCAGCTTTTGCAGTCATTGTTGTCGTAGGCCCCCCTGAAAACATAAGTGAGCCCGCATGGCTGACGCTTGCGGTCGCGGCGCTGATGGCGGTGTGGTGGGCAACCGAAGCCCTGCCGCTGGCGGCAACGGCGCTGGTGCCGCTGGTCGCGTTTCCATTGCTGGGCGTACATGATTTTCGCCCTACGGCCGCGTCCTACGCCCATCCGCTGATCTTCTTGTTCATGGGCGGGTTTCTGGTCGCGCAGGCCATGCAGCGGTGGGATCTGCATCGTCGTATCGCGCTTGCCATCGCCGTGCGCGCGGGGGCCGAGCCAAGCAGGCTGATTGCAGGCTTCATGGCTGCCACGGCGTTTTTGAGCATGTGGGTCTCCAACACCGCAACCACCATCATGATGCTGCCGATTGCAGCGTCAGTGGTGTCGGTAATCATTCTCAACAGCCCGCACGCCTCGCATACCGACACACAGCGGTTCGGCCTCGCCACCATGCTGGCCATTGCCTACTCCGCCAGCGTTGGCGGGCTGGCGACACTGGTTGGCACGCCGCCAAATGCCCTGTTTGCTGCTTTCTTCGCGCAGCAATATGGCATCGAGATTTCGTTCGTCGGCTGGATGATTGTGGCCATGCCGCTGGTCATCATCATGCTGCCGCTGATCTGGTTGCTGCTGACCAAAGTCGTTTATCGGTTCGACCTTGCCCACACCGCCGACGAAGCCGCCCAAGGCCATCAGGTGGTGCAGGACCAACTCGCCGCCATGGGAAAAATGTCGTCAGCTGAAAAGCGGGTGGCAGTGGTTTTTGCGTGCATGGCCGGTCTATGGCTTGTGCGTCCGCTGCTTGATGATCTGCCTTTGCTCGGGGGCCTGTCAGACAGCGGTATTGCAGTGGCTGGTGCGCTGGCCCTGTTCCTGATCCCCGCAGGCAAGGTTCACCGTGACAGTGCGCCATTGGAAGACGGCACACGCCTGCTCGACTGGGAGCACGCCCGGCGGATTTCGTGGGACGTGTTGATTTTGTTTGGCGGTGGACTGGCGCTGGCTGGCGCATTTTCGCACACAGGCCTTGCGGCCGCCCTGGGTAACGGGCTGAGCGGCCTTGCATGGTTGCCTTTGATCGTCTTCGTCCTCGCCATAGCCGCAATGGTGATTTTCCTCACCGAACTCACCAGCAATACGGCAACTGTCGCAGCCCTGCTTCCGGTCATTGCCGCCATTGCGGAAGCAACCGGCCATGCCCCCATGGTGTTGGCGGTAGCGGCGGTGCTGGCTGCGTCCTGTGCTTTCATGTTGCCGGTGGCCACACCGCCAAACGCCATTGTGTTTGCCTCAGGCTACGTCACGGTGCCGCAAATGATGCGCGCAGGGTTTGCCCTTAACATCATCGGCATCGTACTGATCGCGCTGCTGGCGACATTCCTTGCACCGGTCGTTTTTGGTGCGGGCGGTTAA